ATTTGCTGGTTTTACATTAAGACTCAGTTATGGCCCGAAGTTTGAGCCTTTCGCTTTTTTCACATCTCGATACTTAGTTCCATGGCTTGGAATTTCCTTTGTTGCAACTGCTGGTCCACCCAAACGATTTGCACAACTCATTGGATTTTTATTCAGTGCTGCTGCGATTCTGTTCTTCACTTTGGACCTAACACTTGCCTACCAAATCACTTTAGCAACTCTCGTTTTCTTTGCCTCCTTAGAATCTTTTTTGGGATGGTGTGCTGGATGTTTTGCTTTCGGGATCTTAATGAAACTGGGAGTGATCCCAACAGAAATTTGTGAAAGATGTAACAATCTAAATTTCAATAAATAGTTTTCGTTAAAACATTGTTACAATGGATTCTATTCATCAGTGTTTCTTTGGTTACCATTCTCTTTCTCTGGATGGTAACCCTTCCAAAATCTTTTTTTAAAAAATACAAAACAATCATTTTCATCATAGGACTTGGAATTCGAGTTCTGTTTATTTTTCTTCCTCCTATTTGGGAAGATGATTGGTCTAGATATTTATGGGAAGGGAATTTAATTCGGCAAGGAGAATCACCTTATGAAAAAGTTCCTTTTGATTCGTTTCAAAAAACAAATTTAGGTGATACCGAAACAGAAATTCTATCACAAATCAATCACCCTGATTGGACAACAATTTACAGCCCCTTTGTTTTATTGTTTTTTGCCTTATTTTCTCCAGGTTTTTCTGGATTTTTTCTGAAACTTAGTTACCTAGTTCTTGAAACTTCGAGTTTTTTGTTTTTCTCAAAAGGCAGATTTTCTAAATCTCAATTATTGTATTGGTTATTTCCTATTTTGATTAAGGAAGTTTATCTCAATTTTCATTTTGAAATATTAATCCTTTCTCTTTTTTGGATTTTGTTTGATTCGATTCGATATAAAAAAATAGTCTTTTCGAGTTTCCTATTTGGTCTTGTTGTCCATATTAAATTCTTTTCATTGTTTTACTTTGTTTATCTTTTCAAAACAATTTCGTTCA
The DNA window shown above is from Leptospira brenneri and carries:
- a CDS encoding DUF4395 domain-containing protein — its product is MKIGYYPDVVNENVTRIVASTVVFLGVFAILFPNPYVLAFLFAGFTLRLSYGPKFEPFAFFTSRYLVPWLGISFVATAGPPKRFAQLIGFLFSAAAILFFTLDLTLAYQITLATLVFFASLESFLGWCAGCFAFGILMKLGVIPTEICERCNNLNFNK